From a region of the Synechococcus sp. RS9916 genome:
- a CDS encoding RNB domain-containing ribonuclease, translating to MKFSVADLLDHLPVSGSLETAKLEKILRLSNRAEKEGLSLALQSLNKLGLLQLGDDGAVCRGDDSDLIEGRLRCSSKGFCFAIREDGGEDIYIRDHQLNHAWNGDRVLVRITRDGGRRRSPEGGVQCILERNTTSLLAQIDRQEERLLALPLDDRVLATIELPDADASHLSDGTNPSVVEVAVDRFPVAQFAARGHVARPLPLDAGPDGDRELLLTKAHLHQRPAAPRATAKAPSTKKRHDLTAQPALLLQSWSGAQAPCLPAVHVEPHDGGCRLWIHAPTVAERLNGGSSIDQWLQEQGEALCLGDTWQPLLSNNLTQASKFSPGTTQEAISLRVDVDADGHLGEWQFQLSTVRPVASVTSEAMAALAARKPKARTVPAALKPLKDHLGQLETLLFCARSLNKGFQQDGAIELDLPNPQVEPLGDLRYSRPDACLHQWLAPLREDDPNAILAVLIRAADRCWAMHAADLKLPALVLESPEADGSTLTDVAKTAIGLDLPLELDEDGTPSPSDLAKAFKDSPLRRMLELQMRQAFSDPMVRLKGLAPNQRTDNDDTTSDQADEATTQVSEKALAGTGGAPWCCPTLHATDLINQQVLSTLLNDGKDRPTVRHKEKVTLGLRGVGGSITWPLITASQEQKLFDNLKERQILRLNNRRRQVAELEKDLVAMAQARSAEPMVGEEHPGRISGVQSYGFFVELPPAMVEGMVHVSSLNDDWYEYRSRQNRLVGRRNRRVYQIGDEVTVRVVKVDVLRNQIDLDIVTTEIQKDDDHSNLPVAVSDA from the coding sequence ATGAAGTTCTCGGTCGCCGATCTCCTCGACCATCTGCCAGTTTCCGGTTCACTCGAAACGGCGAAGCTTGAAAAGATCCTCCGGCTCAGCAACCGCGCTGAAAAAGAGGGCCTCAGCTTGGCGCTGCAAAGCCTGAACAAGCTGGGATTGCTTCAGTTGGGCGACGACGGCGCTGTCTGCCGTGGAGACGACAGCGACTTGATCGAAGGGCGACTGCGTTGCAGCAGCAAAGGCTTTTGCTTCGCCATCCGCGAAGACGGCGGCGAAGACATCTATATCCGCGACCATCAGCTCAATCACGCCTGGAATGGCGATCGTGTGCTGGTCCGCATCACGCGCGACGGAGGCCGAAGACGGTCACCCGAAGGTGGCGTTCAATGCATCTTGGAGCGCAACACCACCAGTCTTCTCGCTCAGATCGACCGTCAGGAGGAGCGTCTGCTGGCGTTGCCCCTCGACGACCGCGTCTTGGCAACCATTGAGTTGCCGGATGCTGATGCCAGCCATCTGAGCGATGGCACAAATCCCTCGGTGGTCGAGGTTGCCGTTGACCGTTTCCCCGTCGCCCAATTCGCAGCCCGCGGTCATGTGGCGCGTCCCCTACCGCTGGATGCAGGGCCGGATGGAGACAGGGAACTTCTACTGACCAAAGCCCATCTGCATCAGCGTCCCGCGGCCCCTCGAGCGACCGCAAAAGCCCCTTCCACCAAGAAACGGCACGACCTCACAGCCCAACCAGCCCTGTTGCTCCAGAGCTGGTCGGGAGCACAAGCTCCATGCCTTCCAGCAGTGCACGTCGAACCCCACGACGGTGGCTGCAGATTATGGATTCATGCCCCAACTGTGGCCGAGCGCCTCAACGGAGGCAGCAGCATCGACCAGTGGTTACAGGAGCAAGGAGAAGCGCTCTGCCTGGGTGACACCTGGCAACCACTTCTCAGCAACAACCTCACGCAAGCATCCAAATTCAGTCCAGGCACCACCCAGGAGGCGATTTCACTGCGCGTTGATGTTGATGCCGATGGTCATCTGGGCGAGTGGCAATTTCAGCTCAGCACCGTGCGGCCCGTTGCCTCAGTGACCAGCGAGGCGATGGCGGCTCTCGCCGCTCGCAAACCCAAGGCGCGTACGGTTCCCGCAGCGTTGAAGCCTCTCAAGGATCATCTAGGCCAACTGGAAACTCTCCTGTTCTGTGCCCGCAGTTTGAACAAGGGATTCCAGCAGGACGGAGCCATTGAACTGGATTTACCGAATCCGCAGGTCGAGCCGCTTGGCGATCTGCGCTATTCGCGCCCGGATGCCTGTCTTCATCAATGGTTAGCCCCGTTACGGGAAGACGACCCCAACGCCATTCTCGCAGTGCTGATCCGCGCGGCAGACCGTTGTTGGGCGATGCATGCTGCAGACCTCAAATTGCCCGCCCTGGTTCTTGAGTCTCCCGAAGCCGATGGCTCAACGCTGACGGATGTGGCCAAGACGGCCATTGGCCTGGATCTCCCGCTCGAACTGGATGAAGACGGCACCCCATCCCCTTCCGATCTGGCCAAAGCCTTCAAGGACAGCCCGCTGCGACGGATGCTGGAGCTTCAGATGCGCCAAGCGTTCAGCGATCCGATGGTGCGTTTGAAAGGTCTGGCACCAAACCAACGAACGGACAACGACGACACGACGTCTGATCAGGCTGACGAGGCCACGACGCAGGTCAGTGAGAAAGCCCTGGCTGGCACGGGTGGAGCCCCTTGGTGCTGCCCAACCCTTCACGCCACGGATCTGATCAATCAACAAGTGCTCAGCACGCTTCTCAACGATGGCAAGGACCGTCCCACCGTTCGCCACAAGGAAAAGGTCACTCTGGGGCTGCGCGGTGTGGGTGGATCGATCACGTGGCCTCTCATCACCGCCTCGCAGGAGCAAAAGCTGTTCGACAACCTCAAGGAACGGCAGATCCTGCGGCTGAATAACCGCCGTCGCCAAGTCGCCGAGCTGGAGAAAGATCTCGTGGCTATGGCACAAGCTCGCAGTGCTGAACCGATGGTTGGTGAGGAGCACCCTGGTCGGATCAGTGGTGTCCAGAGTTACGGATTCTTTGTTGAACTCCCTCCAGCGATGGTGGAGGGAATGGTGCATGTCAGCTCCCTCAACGACGACTGGTATGAATACCGATCCCGTCAAAACCGTCTGGTCGGTCGACGCAATCGACGTGTTTATCAAATTGGTGATGAGGTGACTGTGCGCGTGGTCAAGGTGGACGTTTTACGCAACCAGATCGATCTCGACATCGTGACCACGGAGATTCAGAAAGACGACGATCATTCGAATCTTCCCGTTGCTGTTAGCGACGCCTGA
- a CDS encoding flavin prenyltransferase UbiX, with the protein MSNPINNDVDSLPYVLAVSGASAQQLAERSLQLLLENDRHVHLILSRGAHEVWSAELEVHVPVEPEAQARFWRDRLKCSKGTLECHRWNDQAASIASGSVRTRGMVIVPCSMGTVGRIAAGVATDLVERCADVHLKEGRPLVLAPREMPWNLIHLRNLTSLAEAGARIAPPIPAWYTQPKTLDDMVDFLVVRLFDGLGESLKPIQRWRDTDA; encoded by the coding sequence TTGTCGAACCCCATCAACAACGACGTGGACTCACTCCCGTACGTGCTTGCGGTGAGTGGAGCTTCAGCCCAACAACTGGCAGAACGCTCACTACAGCTGCTTCTTGAGAACGATCGTCATGTGCACCTGATTCTCAGCCGCGGGGCCCACGAGGTGTGGTCTGCGGAATTGGAGGTGCATGTTCCTGTCGAACCGGAGGCCCAGGCCCGTTTCTGGCGTGATCGCCTTAAGTGCAGCAAAGGAACCCTGGAATGCCATCGCTGGAACGATCAAGCGGCCAGCATTGCCAGTGGCAGTGTTCGCACGCGCGGGATGGTCATCGTCCCCTGCAGCATGGGCACCGTCGGGCGCATTGCCGCCGGTGTGGCCACCGACTTGGTTGAGCGTTGCGCCGATGTTCATCTCAAAGAAGGGCGCCCCTTGGTACTGGCACCCCGGGAAATGCCATGGAATCTGATTCATTTGCGCAATCTCACCTCACTGGCTGAAGCCGGCGCCAGGATTGCTCCGCCGATTCCAGCCTGGTACACCCAACCCAAGACGCTTGATGACATGGTCGATTTCCTGGTGGTTCGACTCTTCGACGGACTCGGTGAGTCTCTGAAGCCGATTCAGCGATGGCGGGACACTGACGCATGA
- a CDS encoding DUF2996 domain-containing protein, with protein sequence MSETPAKATPTPAEKPAKPPKPEDKPFDAFIQEDLLPAVRKGIVDRGITPSVLDLRQGERPVVGGSCWMLYGELPPGRRFWLCFSEPSIGADKTIALADPGTDASLLESFLIDEKRMSLALLQSRLLQRLNGQKWLGGN encoded by the coding sequence GTGAGCGAAACTCCAGCTAAAGCCACCCCAACTCCTGCTGAAAAACCGGCAAAGCCTCCCAAGCCGGAAGACAAGCCTTTTGATGCCTTCATTCAGGAGGATCTTCTGCCAGCTGTCCGCAAGGGCATCGTCGATCGCGGCATTACGCCCTCGGTGTTGGATCTTCGCCAAGGGGAGCGCCCCGTTGTCGGCGGCAGCTGCTGGATGCTGTACGGCGAACTGCCTCCGGGTCGGCGCTTCTGGCTCTGTTTCTCCGAACCATCCATCGGCGCTGACAAGACCATCGCCCTGGCTGACCCAGGGACCGACGCCAGCCTGTTGGAGTCGTTTCTGATCGATGAGAAACGCATGAGCCTGGCGCTCCTTCAGTCGCGGCTGTTGCAACGTCTCAATGGTCAGAAATGGCTGGGAGGCAACTGA
- the acsF gene encoding magnesium-protoporphyrin IX monomethyl ester (oxidative) cyclase gives MVPPTAVSEAAAPGSAVAVKDPVKDTILTPRFYTTDFDAMAAMDLRPNEAELEAICEEFRKDYNRHHFVRNEEFEGAADKLDPKTREVFVEFLEQSCTSEFSGFLLYKELSRRIKTKNPLLAECFAHMARDEARHAGFLNKSMSDFGLQLDLGFLTANKKYTFFKPKFIFYATYLSEKIGYWRYIAIFRHLEKNPDSKIFPIFNFFENWCQDENRHGDFFDALMKAQPDTVRGFRARLWCRFFLLAVFATMYVRDVARKEFYEALGLDAREYDRMVIDKTNETSARVFPVVLDVKNPKFWDGLENLVNNNAALAAADASGAPAPVKLIRKLPHFAANALQMASLFFMAPVRSENYQPAVR, from the coding sequence ATGGTGCCCCCCACCGCCGTCAGCGAAGCCGCAGCACCGGGTTCCGCCGTTGCCGTCAAGGACCCGGTGAAGGACACGATCCTGACGCCGCGCTTTTACACCACCGACTTCGATGCGATGGCGGCGATGGACCTCCGTCCGAACGAGGCCGAGCTTGAAGCCATCTGTGAAGAGTTCCGCAAGGACTACAACCGTCACCACTTCGTTCGCAACGAGGAATTTGAAGGTGCCGCCGACAAGCTCGATCCCAAGACTCGCGAAGTCTTCGTCGAGTTCTTGGAGCAGAGCTGCACCTCTGAATTCTCCGGGTTCCTTCTTTACAAGGAATTGAGCCGCCGGATCAAAACCAAGAACCCCCTTCTGGCCGAGTGTTTTGCTCACATGGCCCGTGATGAAGCCCGCCATGCAGGCTTCCTCAACAAGTCGATGAGCGACTTTGGGCTGCAGTTGGATCTCGGTTTTCTAACGGCCAACAAGAAGTACACCTTCTTCAAACCGAAGTTCATCTTCTACGCCACCTATCTGTCCGAAAAGATCGGCTACTGGCGTTATATCGCCATCTTCCGCCACCTCGAAAAAAATCCTGACAGCAAGATCTTCCCGATCTTCAATTTCTTCGAGAACTGGTGTCAGGACGAAAATCGTCATGGCGACTTCTTTGACGCCCTGATGAAGGCGCAGCCCGACACTGTGCGTGGATTCAGGGCTCGTCTTTGGTGCCGCTTCTTCCTTCTGGCCGTCTTCGCCACCATGTACGTGCGTGATGTCGCCCGTAAAGAGTTCTATGAAGCCCTTGGTCTCGACGCCCGCGAATACGACCGCATGGTGATCGACAAGACCAACGAAACATCGGCACGGGTCTTCCCTGTTGTCCTCGACGTCAAGAACCCCAAATTCTGGGACGGCCTCGAGAACCTGGTGAACAACAACGCAGCCCTCGCTGCTGCTGACGCCAGCGGAGCTCCTGCTCCTGTGAAGCTGATCCGCAAGCTTCCCCATTTCGCAGCCAATGCGCTGCAAATGGCGTCCCTGTTCTTCATGGCCCCTGTGCGCAGCGAGAACTACCAACCGGCGGTGCGCTGA